The following coding sequences lie in one Streptomyces sp. NBC_00510 genomic window:
- a CDS encoding glyoxalase codes for MTIPAHPGRMLFVNLPVADLELSKAFFAKLGFGFNPKFTDESAACMLVGEQAFVMLLSREKFAEFAKLPMADATTHTLALYCFSVSSRDEVDTVSATALAAGGSEADDAEDYGFMYSRSFFDPDGHGWQVMWMDPAAAEQGPEAFATSTQDADTPS; via the coding sequence ATGACGATTCCCGCGCACCCCGGCCGCATGCTGTTCGTGAACCTCCCCGTAGCGGACCTCGAACTCAGCAAGGCGTTCTTCGCCAAGCTCGGGTTCGGCTTCAACCCGAAGTTCACCGACGAGTCCGCAGCCTGCATGCTGGTCGGCGAGCAGGCCTTCGTCATGCTGCTCAGCCGCGAGAAGTTCGCGGAGTTCGCGAAACTGCCGATGGCCGACGCCACCACGCACACGCTGGCGTTGTACTGCTTCAGCGTGTCGTCCCGTGATGAGGTCGACACGGTCAGCGCCACTGCACTCGCGGCGGGCGGCTCCGAGGCGGATGACGCCGAGGACTACGGCTTCATGTACTCACGCAGCTTCTTCGACCCCGACGGCCACGGCTGGCAGGTCATGTGGATGGACCCGGCAGCGGCGGAGCAGGGCCCCGAGGCGTTCGCGACCTCCACCCAGGACGCCGACACCCCGTCCTGA
- a CDS encoding cytochrome P450 — MSATPPPSSCPALPDGFDFTDPDVNQERIPLPEFAALRHTAPVSWIPQPHGIAGFGDDGYWAVTRHADVKTVSTTPETFSSRTNTAIIRFNEHMQRDRIDAQQLIILNMDPPEHTRLRQIVQRGFTPRAIRALKDALRRRAERIVAGAAAHGSGDFVTDVACELPLQAIAELIGVPQEDRGKIFEWSNNMIGYDDPELAITEEIGTESSIELISYAMNMADERKACPAHDIVTKLVAAEDEGNLTTDEFGFFVLVLAVAGNETTRNAITHGMHAFLTHPDQWDLFRAERPRTAADEIVRWATPVTSFQRTATHDTELGGAKIREGDRVGIFYASANHDPEVFTAPDTFDVTRDPNPHLGFGGGGPHFCLGASLARLEIDLIFNAIADTLPAIRLAGAPRRLRSPWLNGVKELRVTYT, encoded by the coding sequence ATGTCCGCCACGCCGCCGCCCTCCTCCTGCCCCGCCCTCCCCGACGGCTTCGACTTCACCGACCCGGACGTCAACCAGGAGCGCATACCCCTCCCGGAGTTCGCCGCCCTCCGGCACACCGCTCCCGTCTCCTGGATCCCCCAGCCCCACGGCATCGCGGGCTTCGGGGACGACGGCTACTGGGCTGTCACCCGCCACGCCGACGTCAAGACGGTCTCCACCACCCCCGAGACCTTCTCCTCCCGCACCAACACCGCGATCATCCGCTTCAACGAGCACATGCAGCGGGACCGGATCGACGCCCAGCAGCTGATCATCCTCAACATGGACCCGCCCGAGCACACCCGCCTGCGGCAGATCGTCCAGCGCGGCTTCACCCCCCGCGCCATCCGCGCCCTCAAGGACGCCCTGCGCCGGCGCGCCGAACGCATCGTCGCCGGCGCCGCCGCCCACGGCAGCGGCGACTTCGTCACCGACGTCGCCTGCGAACTGCCCCTCCAGGCCATCGCCGAACTCATCGGCGTCCCCCAGGAGGACCGCGGCAAGATCTTCGAGTGGTCGAACAACATGATCGGCTACGACGACCCCGAGCTCGCCATCACCGAGGAGATCGGCACCGAGTCCTCCATCGAGCTCATCTCCTACGCGATGAACATGGCCGACGAACGCAAGGCCTGCCCCGCCCACGACATCGTCACCAAGCTCGTCGCCGCCGAGGACGAGGGCAACCTCACCACCGACGAGTTCGGCTTCTTCGTCCTCGTCCTGGCCGTCGCCGGCAACGAGACCACGCGCAACGCCATCACCCACGGCATGCACGCCTTCCTCACCCACCCCGACCAGTGGGACCTCTTCCGCGCCGAGCGCCCCCGCACCGCCGCCGACGAGATCGTCCGCTGGGCCACCCCGGTCACCTCCTTCCAGCGCACCGCCACCCACGACACGGAGCTGGGCGGCGCCAAGATCCGCGAGGGCGACCGCGTCGGCATCTTCTACGCCTCCGCCAACCACGACCCCGAGGTCTTCACCGCCCCCGACACCTTCGACGTCACCCGCGACCCCAACCCCCACCTCGGCTTCGGCGGCGGCGGCCCCCACTTCTGCCTCGGCGCCAGCCTCGCCCGCCTCGAGATCGACCTCATCTTCAACGCCATCGCCGACACCCTCCCCGCCATCCGCCTCGCCGGCGCCCCCCGCCGCCTCCGCTCCCCCTGGCTCAACGGCGTGAAGGAACTCCGTGTGACCTACACCTGA
- a CDS encoding steroid 3-ketoacyl-CoA thiolase gives MAAEPVIVEAVRTPIGKRGGALANLHPAYLLGETYRELLGRTGIQPDAVEQIVGGTVTHAGEQSMNPARTAWLACGLPYETAATTVDCQCGSSQQANHMVANMIAAGVIDIGIGCGVEAMSRVPLGSGSKHGPGKPFPDEWNVDLPNQFEAAERIARRRGLTREHVDRLGLISQERAGRAWAEERFKRETFAVQVPTTEEEQLAGQGMWRLVDRDEGLRDTSMEALAGLKAIMPTAVHTAGNSSQISDGAAAVMWASKRMARALKLRPRARIVAQALVGTDTHYHLDGPIDATRAVLGKAGMTLDDIDLVEINEAFASVVLSWAQVFDQDLEKVNVNGGGIALGHPVGATGARLIATALHELERADKEFALIVMCAGGALATGTIIQRI, from the coding sequence ATGGCCGCTGAACCCGTCATCGTCGAAGCTGTACGCACCCCCATCGGCAAGCGCGGCGGCGCGCTCGCCAATCTGCACCCCGCCTACCTGCTCGGTGAGACGTACCGCGAACTGCTCGGCCGCACCGGCATCCAGCCCGACGCCGTGGAACAGATCGTCGGCGGTACGGTCACCCACGCAGGGGAGCAGTCGATGAACCCGGCGCGCACCGCCTGGCTGGCCTGCGGGCTGCCGTACGAGACGGCCGCGACGACCGTGGACTGCCAGTGCGGTTCCTCGCAGCAGGCCAACCACATGGTCGCCAACATGATCGCGGCGGGGGTGATCGACATCGGCATCGGCTGCGGCGTCGAGGCCATGTCGCGGGTGCCGCTCGGCAGCGGTTCCAAGCACGGCCCCGGCAAGCCCTTCCCGGACGAGTGGAACGTGGACCTGCCCAACCAGTTCGAGGCGGCCGAGCGCATCGCCCGGCGCCGCGGGCTGACCCGGGAGCACGTCGACCGGCTCGGGCTGATCTCGCAGGAGCGGGCCGGGCGGGCCTGGGCCGAGGAGCGCTTCAAGCGGGAGACCTTCGCCGTGCAGGTGCCCACGACGGAGGAGGAGCAACTCGCCGGCCAGGGCATGTGGCGGCTGGTCGACCGCGACGAGGGGCTGCGCGACACCAGCATGGAGGCACTGGCCGGGCTGAAGGCGATCATGCCGACGGCCGTGCACACGGCGGGGAACTCCTCGCAGATCTCCGACGGCGCGGCGGCCGTGATGTGGGCGTCCAAGCGGATGGCGCGCGCCCTGAAGCTGCGGCCGCGGGCCCGGATCGTGGCGCAGGCGCTGGTCGGTACGGACACGCACTACCACCTGGACGGACCGATCGACGCGACGCGCGCGGTCCTCGGCAAGGCCGGCATGACACTCGACGACATCGACCTCGTCGAGATCAACGAGGCCTTCGCCTCGGTGGTGCTGTCCTGGGCACAGGTCTTCGACCAGGACCTGGAGAAGGTGAACGTCAACGGTGGCGGGATCGCACTCGGCCACCCCGTGGGGGCCACCGGGGCCCGTCTGATCGCCACCGCACTGCACGAACTGGAACGCGCGGACAAGGAGTTCGCGCTGATCGTGATGTGCGCGGGCGGGGCGCTCGCCACGGGCACGATCATCCAGCGGATCTGA
- a CDS encoding ECF transporter S component, with amino-acid sequence MTARPPRAVRLGRRAVVALTLVSVIGVAAFGWPLLADPGSGLAHSEDAPWLFALLLPLLLAVVMATIADDEEGLSAKSVAMLGVLAAAGAALRPLGGGTAGIEPMFFLVVLSGRVLGPGFGFALGALTMFASALLTGGVGPWMPFQMLSMGWVALGAGLLPGAARLRGRGELVLLAGYGAVSSIAYGTIMNLQGWPYLGGMSSGVSFVPGGPLPDNLARFVAYCLATSLGWDVPRAVLTAVLVLTLGPFVLRALRRATRRAAFGAPVAFVDAHGGGDGSADGAPRVPPQAR; translated from the coding sequence GTGACCGCGCGTCCGCCGCGCGCGGTCCGGCTGGGCCGCCGGGCCGTCGTCGCGCTGACGCTCGTCTCCGTGATCGGCGTCGCCGCCTTCGGCTGGCCGCTGCTCGCCGACCCGGGCTCGGGGCTGGCCCACAGCGAGGACGCGCCCTGGTTGTTCGCGCTGCTCCTGCCGCTGCTGCTCGCCGTCGTCATGGCGACGATCGCGGACGACGAGGAGGGCCTGAGCGCCAAGTCCGTCGCCATGCTGGGGGTGCTGGCCGCCGCGGGAGCGGCCCTGCGTCCGCTCGGCGGCGGCACGGCGGGCATCGAGCCCATGTTCTTCCTGGTCGTGCTGTCCGGCCGGGTGCTCGGCCCCGGCTTCGGCTTCGCGCTGGGGGCGTTGACGATGTTCGCGTCGGCCCTGCTCACGGGTGGGGTCGGGCCGTGGATGCCGTTCCAGATGCTCTCGATGGGCTGGGTGGCGCTCGGCGCGGGCCTGCTCCCGGGCGCCGCCAGGCTGCGCGGCCGGGGCGAGCTCGTACTCCTCGCCGGCTACGGGGCGGTGTCCTCGATCGCCTACGGAACGATCATGAACCTGCAGGGCTGGCCGTACCTCGGCGGCATGTCCTCCGGGGTCTCCTTCGTGCCGGGCGGCCCGCTCCCCGACAACCTCGCCCGCTTCGTCGCGTACTGCCTGGCCACCTCGCTCGGCTGGGACGTCCCGCGCGCCGTGCTGACCGCCGTCCTGGTCCTCACCCTGGGCCCGTTCGTGCTGCGCGCCCTGCGCCGGGCCACCCGGCGCGCCGCGTTCGGCGCGCCGGTGGCCTTCGTGGACGCGCACGGTGGCGGGGACGGGAGTGCGGACGGCGCGCCGCGCGTGCCGCCTCAGGCGCGCTGA
- a CDS encoding ATP-binding cassette domain-containing protein has translation MIRFEQVSVTYDGAAAPAVTGVELTVPEGELCLVVGPSGTGKSTLLGAVSGLVPYFTGGVLTGRVTVAGHDTRRNKPRELAHLVGTVGQDPLAHFVTDTVEDELAYGMESIGLAPDVMRRRVEETLDLLGLADLRDRPISTLSGGQQQRVAIGSVLTVHPRVLVLDEPTSALDPAAAEEVLAVLQRLVHDLGTTVLMAEHRLERVVQYADQVVLLPGGGAAPVSGPPAEVMAVSPVRPPVVALGRLAGWSPLPLSVRDARRAAAPLRERLTDRTPPAPPAPAAGEPVAAVAGLTVRRGRLEALRGVDLTVRPGETVALMGRNGAGKSTLLSTLAGMRPPTSGSVTVGGLEPSRTRPAELIRRVGLVPQDPRDLLYADTVAAECAAADTDARATPGTCRALVGALLPGVADGTHPRDLSEGQRLALALAVVLTARPPLILLDEPTRGLDYAAKARLAAHLRALAADGHAVVLATHDVELAAELAHRVVVLADGDLVADGPTPDVVVSSPAFAPQVAKVLSPLPWLTVGQVEAALAGTA, from the coding sequence GTGATCCGCTTCGAGCAGGTCTCCGTCACGTACGACGGCGCCGCGGCGCCCGCCGTGACCGGTGTCGAGCTGACCGTCCCCGAGGGCGAACTCTGCCTGGTCGTCGGGCCCTCCGGCACCGGCAAGTCCACCCTCCTCGGCGCCGTCTCCGGCCTCGTGCCGTACTTCACCGGCGGCGTCCTCACCGGCCGGGTCACCGTCGCCGGGCACGACACGCGCCGCAACAAACCGCGCGAACTCGCCCATCTGGTCGGCACCGTGGGCCAGGACCCGCTCGCGCACTTCGTCACCGACACCGTCGAGGACGAACTCGCCTACGGCATGGAGTCGATCGGCCTCGCCCCCGACGTGATGCGCCGCCGTGTCGAGGAGACCCTCGACCTGCTCGGCCTCGCCGACCTGCGCGACCGCCCGATCAGCACCCTCTCCGGCGGGCAGCAGCAGCGCGTCGCCATCGGCTCCGTCCTGACCGTCCACCCGCGGGTACTGGTGCTGGACGAGCCGACGTCCGCGCTCGACCCCGCCGCGGCCGAGGAGGTGCTCGCCGTGCTGCAGCGGCTCGTCCACGACCTGGGGACGACCGTGCTGATGGCCGAGCACCGCCTGGAGCGGGTCGTGCAGTACGCCGACCAGGTCGTCCTCCTCCCGGGCGGGGGCGCCGCCCCGGTCTCCGGGCCGCCCGCCGAGGTCATGGCGGTCTCGCCGGTCCGTCCGCCGGTCGTCGCGCTCGGCCGTCTCGCGGGCTGGTCCCCGCTGCCGCTGTCGGTGCGCGACGCCCGCCGCGCCGCCGCGCCGCTGCGCGAACGCCTCACCGACCGCACCCCGCCCGCGCCGCCCGCGCCCGCCGCGGGCGAGCCCGTCGCGGCCGTGGCGGGACTCACCGTGCGCCGCGGACGGCTGGAGGCGCTGCGCGGGGTCGACCTGACCGTACGGCCCGGCGAGACCGTGGCCCTCATGGGCCGCAACGGCGCGGGCAAGTCCACCCTGCTGTCCACCCTCGCCGGGATGCGGCCCCCCACGTCGGGGAGCGTGACCGTCGGCGGGCTGGAGCCGTCGCGCACCAGGCCCGCGGAGCTGATCCGCCGCGTGGGCCTGGTCCCTCAGGACCCCCGGGACCTGCTGTACGCCGACACCGTCGCCGCCGAGTGCGCCGCCGCCGACACCGACGCCCGCGCCACCCCCGGCACCTGCCGTGCCCTCGTCGGCGCACTGCTGCCCGGGGTCGCCGACGGCACCCACCCGCGCGACCTGTCCGAAGGCCAGCGCCTCGCGCTCGCCCTCGCCGTCGTGCTGACCGCCCGGCCCCCGCTGATCCTGCTCGACGAGCCGACCCGCGGCCTGGACTACGCCGCCAAGGCCCGTCTCGCCGCGCACCTGCGCGCGCTCGCCGCGGACGGCCACGCCGTCGTCCTCGCCACCCACGACGTCGAACTCGCCGCCGAACTCGCCCACCGCGTCGTCGTCCTCGCCGACGGCGACCTCGTCGCGGACGGCCCCACCCCCGACGTCGTCGTCTCCTCCCCCGCCTTCGCCCCGCAGGTGGCCAAGGTGCTCAGCCCGCTGCCCTGGCTGACGGTCGGCCAGGTCGAGGCGGCCTTGGCGGGCACGGCGTGA
- a CDS encoding energy-coupling factor transporter transmembrane protein EcfT, whose product MWALGLATAASRTTNPALLALLAAVAGYVVAVCRVPDAPWSRSYAAFLRLGLVVIAIRLGFAVVLGSPIPGTHTVVSLPEVPLPDWARGVRLGGRVTAEGLWFAFREGMKLATLLACLGAANALANPARLLKSLPGALYEAGVAVVVAMTFAPHLVADVRRLRTARRLRGRADKGVRALLQVGLPVLEGALERSVALAAAMDARGYGRTAEVPPAVRRATVALTLGGLLGLCAGTYALLAAAGAAYGLPLLLAGLAAAVAGLRLGGRRSIRTRYRPDRWDATAWLITASGVAVAALTIWAAGASPADLDPPVVPLTAPSLPLWPAAAALLGLLPAHLKGARP is encoded by the coding sequence CTGTGGGCGCTGGGGCTCGCCACGGCCGCGTCGCGGACGACGAACCCGGCACTGCTCGCGCTGCTCGCCGCCGTCGCGGGGTACGTCGTGGCCGTGTGCCGGGTGCCGGACGCACCCTGGTCGCGGTCGTACGCCGCGTTCCTCCGCCTGGGTCTGGTGGTCATCGCCATCCGGCTCGGCTTCGCCGTCGTCCTGGGGTCCCCGATCCCCGGCACGCACACCGTGGTGTCCCTCCCCGAAGTGCCGCTGCCCGACTGGGCGCGGGGCGTCCGTCTCGGCGGGCGGGTCACCGCCGAGGGGCTGTGGTTCGCCTTCCGCGAGGGGATGAAGCTGGCCACGCTCCTGGCGTGCCTCGGCGCCGCCAACGCCCTGGCCAACCCCGCCCGGCTGCTGAAGTCGCTGCCCGGCGCCCTGTACGAGGCGGGCGTCGCCGTGGTCGTCGCGATGACGTTCGCGCCGCACCTGGTCGCCGACGTCCGGCGACTGCGGACGGCCCGAAGGCTGCGGGGCCGCGCGGACAAGGGCGTACGGGCGCTGCTCCAGGTCGGCCTGCCCGTGCTCGAGGGCGCGCTGGAGCGTTCCGTCGCCCTCGCGGCCGCCATGGACGCCCGCGGTTACGGCCGTACGGCCGAGGTTCCGCCCGCCGTGCGCCGGGCGACCGTCGCGCTGACCCTCGGCGGGCTGCTCGGGCTGTGCGCCGGCACCTACGCGCTGCTGGCCGCCGCGGGCGCCGCGTACGGCCTGCCCCTGCTGCTGGCCGGTCTGGCCGCCGCCGTCGCGGGGCTGCGGCTCGGCGGGCGCCGTTCCATCCGCACCCGCTACCGCCCCGACCGCTGGGACGCGACCGCGTGGCTGATCACCGCCTCGGGCGTGGCCGTCGCCGCGCTGACGATCTGGGCCGCCGGGGCGTCCCCCGCCGACCTGGATCCGCCCGTGGTGCCGCTGACCGCGCCGTCGCTGCCGCTGTGGCCCGCGGCGGCCGCCCTGCTGGGGCTGCTGCCCGCGCACCTGAAGGGAGCCCGCCCGTGA
- a CDS encoding SCO2322 family protein, which produces MRRPPLTAAALLLALVAALVATPAHAATYRYWSFWQRDAATDAWAYAQTGPALSRPDDGAVEGWRFGVSPDADSAARPRGAARFADVCDGTPARPGTKRVALLLDFGTAADAPAARTACARVPADATSADALAAVAPPLRYNSAGLVCAIAGYPATGCGEQVTDDAAAPAPAPSSGPALGTYGAAAVVLVVAAAATWQVRRRRSDRP; this is translated from the coding sequence GTGAGGCGGCCGCCCCTCACGGCGGCGGCACTCCTCCTGGCCCTGGTGGCCGCCCTCGTCGCGACGCCCGCGCACGCGGCCACCTACCGGTACTGGTCCTTCTGGCAGCGTGACGCGGCCACCGACGCCTGGGCGTACGCCCAGACCGGCCCCGCCCTCAGCCGCCCCGACGACGGTGCCGTCGAGGGCTGGCGCTTCGGCGTCAGCCCCGACGCCGACTCGGCCGCCCGCCCCCGCGGCGCCGCCCGGTTCGCCGATGTCTGCGACGGCACCCCGGCCCGCCCCGGCACCAAGCGCGTCGCCCTGCTGCTCGACTTCGGCACCGCCGCCGACGCCCCGGCCGCCCGCACCGCCTGCGCCCGCGTCCCCGCCGACGCCACTTCCGCCGACGCCCTGGCCGCCGTCGCGCCCCCGCTCCGCTACAACTCCGCGGGCCTCGTCTGCGCCATCGCCGGCTACCCCGCCACGGGCTGCGGCGAGCAGGTCACCGACGACGCCGCGGCCCCCGCGCCCGCTCCCTCCTCCGGTCCCGCGCTCGGCACGTACGGCGCCGCCGCCGTCGTCCTCGTCGTCGCCGCGGCCGCCACCTGGCAGGTCCGGCGGCGCCGGAGCGACCGCCCGTGA
- a CDS encoding terpene cyclase/mutase family protein: MHLRRTAAAALAAFSTLLIAASPSPSPAAAPAALYGEADPTYDGVWRQSYALLALHAADTEPAGNAVEWLAKQQCADGGFASYRPDPTAPCDPKTEDTNATAIAVQALAVHGQDFAVKRAAEWLAKVQNRDGGWSYNPGGASDADSTGVVIGGLKAAGTDVKSVTTDGRSPYDALRSLQVACGKKDGGAFAYQPDPKSGALAANAKATADAVRGAEGAGFVVEAPDRDVPVRDGCGGSASDAGAAWLAGGLTAGGSHFDAVTPGSDQKTPDFGTTADAVVALAAGGHLDAAKGAYNWLAANSAAWSKDNPTALAQLALAAYATGNPLRDHITQLSALGPVAEQKPDSSGGSSVWWIVGACLVAGIGIGVLLAGRKHRL, translated from the coding sequence ATGCACCTGCGCCGCACCGCCGCGGCCGCCCTGGCCGCCTTCAGCACGCTCCTCATAGCCGCGTCGCCGTCACCGTCGCCCGCGGCGGCGCCCGCCGCGCTGTACGGGGAGGCCGACCCGACGTACGACGGCGTGTGGCGTCAGTCGTACGCGCTGCTGGCGCTCCACGCGGCCGACACGGAACCGGCCGGGAACGCGGTGGAGTGGCTCGCCAAGCAGCAGTGCGCGGACGGCGGCTTCGCCTCGTACCGTCCCGACCCGACGGCGCCCTGCGACCCGAAGACCGAGGACACCAACGCCACCGCCATCGCGGTCCAGGCGCTCGCCGTCCACGGCCAGGACTTCGCCGTCAAGCGCGCCGCCGAATGGCTCGCCAAGGTGCAGAACCGCGACGGCGGCTGGTCCTACAACCCCGGCGGCGCCTCCGACGCCGACTCCACCGGCGTCGTCATCGGCGGCCTCAAGGCCGCCGGCACCGACGTCAAGTCCGTGACCACCGACGGCCGGTCGCCCTACGACGCGCTGCGCTCCCTCCAAGTGGCCTGCGGCAAGAAGGACGGCGGCGCGTTCGCCTACCAGCCCGACCCCAAGTCCGGTGCCCTCGCGGCCAACGCCAAGGCCACCGCCGACGCCGTGCGCGGCGCCGAGGGCGCGGGCTTCGTCGTCGAGGCCCCCGACCGCGACGTCCCCGTGCGCGACGGGTGCGGCGGCAGCGCCTCCGACGCCGGCGCCGCCTGGCTCGCCGGCGGTCTCACCGCCGGCGGCAGCCACTTCGACGCGGTCACCCCGGGCTCCGACCAGAAGACCCCCGACTTCGGCACCACCGCCGACGCCGTCGTCGCCCTCGCCGCCGGCGGCCACCTCGACGCCGCCAAGGGCGCGTACAACTGGCTCGCCGCCAACTCCGCCGCCTGGTCCAAGGACAACCCCACCGCCCTCGCGCAGCTCGCCCTGGCCGCTTACGCCACCGGCAACCCCCTGCGCGACCACATCACGCAGCTCAGCGCCCTCGGTCCGGTCGCGGAACAGAAGCCCGACTCCTCCGGCGGCAGTTCGGTGTGGTGGATCGTCGGCGCCTGCCTGGTCGCGGGGATCGGCATCGGGGTGCTGCTCGCCGGCCGGAAGCACCGGCTGTGA